The genomic segment TTGAATGTAGCGCTCTCGTAGGCCGTGTCTTCCACCACTCCCACAATTTCCCAGTCTGCGGCCGTCTTCGGGCTTCCCCCAAAGTGCTGTCCTATCGGGTTCTCCCCCGGCTTGAAAAGCCGCCGCACAAACTCCTTGTTCACTACAGCAATCCCTGTCGAGTTCGCCGTATCCTGTGCCGTGATCCCGCGCCCCATCACCACCCTCGTTCCCACCGAATCGAAATACTCCGCATTCGCCTTGACGTACGAGGCAATGAGATTCGGATCAGGCTTTCCCTGCACCACGACGTTCCACCCGTTGTTGTTGTCCTCCATCGGCGTGTAGCTGCTTATCCCCACCTTTTCCACGCCCGGTAATGCGTGGAACCGCTCCTCGATCGTGCGGTAGAGGTCTCCCACCTCGTGCTGGACGTAGCCCGCAGACTGCGGATTGATGTGAACAATGTACCGGTTCACTGGATCGAGTTTCAGGTCGATGTGCTCCAGCTTGTTCAGGCTCTTCGCGAACAGCCCGGCCCCCACCAACAGCACCAGAGATAGTGCCGCCTGAAGCACGACCAATGTCCGCTGCAGCACCGTCGCGCCTCCGGCAATCGTGCGCGCGCCCCGCAGCGCATCCGCTGGCTCTGACTTCGATGCAATCCATGCCGGAGCCACTCCAAACAAAACCCCGGTCACCAACGACAGACCGCATGCAAACGCCAGCACCGCGGTGGAGGGATCAGCGCTGATCGGGTCATTCACCGATCCGGGAAACGCCATCGCCAGCAGCATGCTCGTTCCGGCATACGCCACCGCGAGGCCTGCCAATCCGCCTGCGCCTGCCAGCAGCACGCTCTCCGTCAGCAATTGCCGCACAATCCGCCCGCGCCGCGCGCCCAGGGCGGCCCGCACATTCATCTCCGCCTTGCGCGCCATACCGCGCACCAGCAGCAGGTTCGCCAAGTTCGCGCAAGCAATCAGCAGCAGCAACCCTGAGGCCGCCATGAGCAGGCGCAATTGCCGGTCATTTTGCTCCTGCATGGCCTGGATGCCTGCCCCTCCCGGCGTGAGCACAACATGCTGGTTCTTCAGTTTCAGCTTGCCTTCTTCCGATCTGTAGCGCGGCGTTGTCGCCAGCTGCTGCTGCAGCAGCGTGTTCACCTTCTGCTGTAGCTGAGCCCGGCTCACGCCCGGCCTAACACGCCCAACCATGTAAAGCCATTGAGCTTCCGTCCCGTGCACATAGGTCACATTGGCAATCGGAACCATCGTCTCAATCGGAAAATAAAACTCCGGTGGCGCGTTCCACAGCCTGTCTCCGTAAAACCCCCTCGGCGCAATCCCCACGACTGTCACAGGATGCGTATTCACGCGGATCGTGCCGCCCACAATCGACGCATCGCCGTGAAACCGCGTCTTCCACGTCTCATAGCTCATCACCGCGGCCAGCGGCGCGCCTGCCACGTCGTCGCTATCAACCAAGGTCCGCCCCGCCACCGCGGCAACGCCAAACGTATTGAAGTAATTCCCGGAAACAAACTCGCCCATCACGGAACGCGGCGGATCCTCCGATCCTTCGCGCCGCACCACCACTTGCCGATACGTCCACCCCGCCTGAATGCCTGCCAAGTCCTCGAACTCGGGGAGGTTCTTGCGAAGATACTCATAGGTGTTGGTCGAAAACAGCGAGTGCTCTCCGCTGTCGTGTGACCCCATGCCCACGCAGCAATCGTTGGAGTTGCCCAGACGCAGTAGTGTCTTGGGATCGGCCACCGGCAGGTTCTTCAGCAGCAGCGCATGGATCAGCGAGAAGATCGAAGCGTTCGCGCCGATTCCGAGCGCTAACGTGAGAATCGCGACGACGGTAAACGCCGGAGATTTGCGCAGCATGCGGATGGCATATGTGCAGTCCTGGAGAATCGTTTCGACGAGTGGAAGGCCCTTTTCAGAGGAATAGCCTTCGCGGACTGCCTCCACCGATCCAAACTGCAGCACCGCCTTGCGGCGTGCTTCTTCCGGCTTCATTCCGGCGCGGATGTTTGCCTCTGTCTCCAGCGCGAGGTGTTCCTGGATCTCCTCGCGCAGTCGTCCCGCGCCGTTGCGACGGGCTACGAAATTCGATATCCGTTTCCAGAATCGCCTTAAGAATTTCATTGGAGCTCCTCCGCCCGGGCCGAAAGAAACCGCGCCATGATTTCGGTCGTCTGCTGCCAATCCTGTACTTCGCTCTGCAACTGGCGCTTGCCGGCCGTTGTCAGCCGGTAGTAGCGCGCGCGGCGGTTGTTTTCTGACGCTCCCCAGTCCGAGTCGATCGAGCCTTCCTGCTCGAGCTTCAAAAGCACGGGGTAAAGCGTGCCCTGGTTTACCGCCAGCAGAGCTCCACTGATCTGTTCGATCCGGCGCGCAATCCCATATCCGTGCAACGGGCCCAGGACCTCCAGCGTCTTCAGCACCATCAGGGCCAGCGTTCCCTGTTTTACGTCAGTTTTCTTCATCACTCATCCGACCTTTTGGTTTCCAAAATGAAGATTCTCACATCTCCTTTTGGAAAGCAACAGGGCAGCAGCATGTATCTGGTAGCTAGAAATTTCAGGCGACAGGCGGATTTCGGGTCTGCTATGCTGCTTCGCGCAATAGATCGACTCACCTAAACAACTTCCCTTCGAGGTCAAATCACATGTCAACTACCGTTGCTCCGTCGCCCGCGGACGTTCAAGTCACGCCCGAACGCCTCATGCAGTTTGCCTGGGCCTATTCCGTACCGCTGGTGCTTGAGGCCGCCATTCGGCACCGTGTTTTCGACGTGCTCGACGGCGGCGCGATGAACCTCGACGCGCTTGTGCAAGCCACGGGTGCATCTCGGCGCGGGCTGGCCGCCATTTGCAACGTGCTCGTCGGGCTCAACTTCCTCAGCAAGGACACGAGCGAGGCGTTCTCGCTCACTCCCGAAAGCTCGGCGTTCCT from the Occallatibacter riparius genome contains:
- a CDS encoding ABC transporter permease; this translates as MKFLRRFWKRISNFVARRNGAGRLREEIQEHLALETEANIRAGMKPEEARRKAVLQFGSVEAVREGYSSEKGLPLVETILQDCTYAIRMLRKSPAFTVVAILTLALGIGANASIFSLIHALLLKNLPVADPKTLLRLGNSNDCCVGMGSHDSGEHSLFSTNTYEYLRKNLPEFEDLAGIQAGWTYRQVVVRREGSEDPPRSVMGEFVSGNYFNTFGVAAVAGRTLVDSDDVAGAPLAAVMSYETWKTRFHGDASIVGGTIRVNTHPVTVVGIAPRGFYGDRLWNAPPEFYFPIETMVPIANVTYVHGTEAQWLYMVGRVRPGVSRAQLQQKVNTLLQQQLATTPRYRSEEGKLKLKNQHVVLTPGGAGIQAMQEQNDRQLRLLMAASGLLLLIACANLANLLLVRGMARKAEMNVRAALGARRGRIVRQLLTESVLLAGAGGLAGLAVAYAGTSMLLAMAFPGSVNDPISADPSTAVLAFACGLSLVTGVLFGVAPAWIASKSEPADALRGARTIAGGATVLQRTLVVLQAALSLVLLVGAGLFAKSLNKLEHIDLKLDPVNRYIVHINPQSAGYVQHEVGDLYRTIEERFHALPGVEKVGISSYTPMEDNNNGWNVVVQGKPDPNLIASYVKANAEYFDSVGTRVVMGRGITAQDTANSTGIAVVNKEFVRRLFKPGENPIGQHFGGSPKTAADWEIVGVVEDTAYESATFKDHMMYFVPLMQREKSADYPIDKDENMYAGAIVLKTSRPVDDMETLARRTLASINPNLSVVKFQSFDAQIAERFSQARMLSRLTMLFGGLALLLSTLGLYGVTAYAVARRTSEIGIRMALGARRATVTAMVVRGALVQALIGLGIGLGVAMLCVRGIESQLYEIKGVDPGVLTGAVLMLIAAALLAGLIPARRAASIEPARALRAE
- a CDS encoding PadR family transcriptional regulator — protein: MMKKTDVKQGTLALMVLKTLEVLGPLHGYGIARRIEQISGALLAVNQGTLYPVLLKLEQEGSIDSDWGASENNRRARYYRLTTAGKRQLQSEVQDWQQTTEIMARFLSARAEELQ